The Anastrepha ludens isolate Willacy chromosome 2, idAnaLude1.1, whole genome shotgun sequence genome contains a region encoding:
- the LOC128855823 gene encoding organic cation transporter protein produces MTAKTKPECNEKVKETISEKTFKDILTEQLERIGTGGAYVWTLFFLCVLPNILNGFHVSSYTLLGHLPEDQWCVVSDLQSTNWSVGEQRHISQHNLDTRGCTIWHYDYEQLSTMTYEDALNYVENQAETGSPAEIPCLSRGVYAYSDAETTFVADWDLVCDRAIQRTSAQVAISLGKFFGSFSFGVFADKFGRKTSFTLGAVFFIASSLLCTFSPWYWLFLAGRFGLGAASSGLFYPAFTMIVENICLRHRSWMSIAFSGSYPVGMILMAIAGYFVPQWRYLQLTLTVPSVLLILNCFLMNESPRWLITKKRYNDAYRILFKQKCHYEIQKESIEAITDKQAEAQPEEKLSLWTKLKEGPLKQFSELFGTWKLRRLIFTSYFMFCVTSLSYYVTALNAANLSVSRYLYVAITGMVDLPSYLVPMIMLRFFGRRTTTASLFMLTGVPLLLVLVVPTGEIIWIISFAMLGRFGISATYSIVTLYTAELYPTEVRNSALGTCSTWAHVGSISAPYVVDVLGLLGWYIPTTICGCSVLVAGLLTLTLPETSTHKLSDRVEEVPSESESDPSSDSETEDNTTSNVAKAKEIESSDKI; encoded by the exons GACACTATTCTTTTTATGCGTCTTACCAAATATCCTTAATGGTTTTCATGTCTCCTCATATACGCTGCTGGGCCATTTGCCTGAAGATCAGTGGTGCGTTGTGTCCGATCTTCAGTCCACCAATTGGTCCGTTGGCGAACAACGGCACATATCACAACATAATCTCGACACGCGTGGCTGTACAATATGGCATTACGATTACGAGCAGCTGAGTACGATGACCTACGAAGATGCGCTCAACTATGTTGAAAACCAAGCTGAGACCGGCTCACCAGCAGAGATTCCGTGCCTTTCACGTGGCGTATACGCTTACTCGGATGCCGAAACCACATTCGTGGCCGATTGGGATCTGGTGTGCGATCGTGCTATACAGCGCACCTCAGCACAGGTGGCCATATCGTTGGGCAAATTTTTTGGTTCCTTCTCTTTTGGCGTTTTTGCCGATAA ATTTGGACGTAAAACTTCCTTCACATTGGGTGCTGTCTTTTTCATAGCGTCCAGCCTTTTATGCACATTCTCACCCTGGTATTGGCTTTTCTTAGCGGGTCGTTTCGGTTTGGGTGCCGCATCGTCGGGTCTTTTCTATCCGGCTTTCACAATGA TCGTGGAAAATATCTGCTTGCGCCACCGTTCCTGGATGTCAATCGCTTTTTCGGGCTCTTATCCGGTTGGTATGATCTTGATGGCCATTGCTGGATATTTCGTGCCTCAATGGCGTTATCTGCAGCTGACTCTCACAGTACCGTCAGTTTTGTTGATACTCAATTGCTT TTTAATGAATGAATCGCCACGTTGGCTTATAACGAAGAAACGCTACAATGACGCCTACCGAATCTTATTCAAGCAGAAATGTCACTACGAAATTCAGAAGGAATCCATTGAAGCCATCACCGATAAGCAGGCC GAAGCTCAACCTGAAGAGAAACTTTCACTTTGGACTAAACTGAAGGAGGGTCCGCTTAAACAATTTAGTGAGCTTTTTGGCACGTGGAAACTGCGCCGCCTCATTTTCACCTCTTACTTTATGTTCTGTGTAACCTCGCTCAGTTACTATGTAACGG CACTAAATGCCGCCAATTTATCGGTGAGCCGATATCTCTATGTTGCCATTACCGGCATGGTGGATCTACCCTCATATCTGGTGCCCATGATAATGCTACGTTTCTTCGGACGTCGTACAACTACAGCGTCACTATTTATGCTGACAGGAGTGCCATTGCTTTTGGTGCTCGTTGTGCCCACAG GGGAAATCATTTGGATCATTTCATTTGCGATGTTGGGTCGTTTCGGTATTAGTGCCACATATTCCATAGTCACTCTCTACACCGCCGAACTGTATCCCACCGAAGTGCGCAATTCGGCATTGGGCACATGTTCGACATGGGCACATGTAGGCTCCATTTCAGCGCCTTATGTAGTGGATGTGCTG GGCTTGCTCGGCTGGTATATTCCAACAACAATTTGCGGATGTTCCGTTTTAGTAGCTGGTCTGCTTACGCTCACTCTGCCCGAGACGAGCACTCATAAGTTGTCGGATCGCGTTGAGGAAGTTCCCTCCGAATCGGAATCGGACCCGAGTTCCGATTCAGAAACTGAAGACAACACAACTTCGAATGTGGCTAAGGCGAAAGAAATTGAAAGCAGtgataaaatttag